One window from the genome of Lysobacter helvus encodes:
- the rodA gene encoding rod shape-determining protein RodA: protein MNALLRWLFDLLVRMLRTVDLPLLGALLALMGIGLAVLYSAGAETPHLVMAQGARFAVGLVAMWGLSRIPPTRLRHWSPLVYGVSLLPLLLVLAIGQGKHGNHWINLGFFYFQPSEVIKLSLPMMLAWFLQREPLPPNFRVVVASGVLIAVPFGLILLQPDFGTGMLVASSGVFALFLAGLSWWWFGAAVAGVSAVAPVAWLFMLRPYQKDRILTFLNPESDPLGAGWNIIQSKIAIGAGGMTGKGWGQGSQSHLDYLPEHTTDFIFAVLSEEFGWIGVATVLALYLFVIGRCLWIAAEARDGYARLLAGSLGLAFFVYVIVNGGMISGMLPVVGVPMPLLSYGGTSAVSLLAGLGLVMAVGAHRPRHGG from the coding sequence TTGAACGCGTTGCTGCGCTGGCTGTTCGACCTGCTGGTGCGCATGTTGCGCACTGTGGACTTGCCGCTGCTCGGCGCGTTGCTCGCGCTGATGGGCATCGGCCTGGCCGTGTTGTACAGCGCCGGCGCGGAAACCCCGCACCTGGTGATGGCGCAGGGCGCGCGCTTCGCCGTGGGCCTGGTCGCGATGTGGGGACTGTCGCGCATCCCGCCGACGCGCCTGCGGCACTGGTCGCCGCTCGTCTACGGCGTGTCGCTGCTGCCGCTGCTGCTGGTGCTCGCGATCGGGCAGGGCAAGCACGGCAACCACTGGATCAACCTGGGCTTCTTCTATTTCCAGCCCTCGGAAGTGATCAAGCTGAGTTTGCCGATGATGCTGGCGTGGTTCCTGCAGCGCGAACCGCTGCCGCCGAACTTCCGCGTCGTCGTCGCCTCCGGCGTGCTGATCGCGGTGCCGTTCGGGCTGATCCTGCTGCAGCCGGACTTCGGCACCGGCATGCTCGTCGCCTCGAGCGGCGTGTTCGCGCTGTTCCTCGCGGGGCTGTCGTGGTGGTGGTTCGGCGCGGCGGTGGCGGGCGTGTCGGCGGTGGCGCCGGTCGCGTGGCTCTTCATGCTGCGGCCGTACCAGAAGGACCGCATCCTCACCTTCCTCAATCCCGAATCCGATCCGCTCGGCGCGGGCTGGAACATCATCCAGTCGAAGATCGCCATCGGCGCCGGCGGCATGACCGGCAAGGGCTGGGGGCAGGGCAGCCAGTCGCACCTGGATTACCTGCCCGAGCACACCACGGATTTCATCTTCGCGGTGCTGAGCGAAGAGTTCGGCTGGATCGGCGTGGCCACGGTGCTGGCGCTGTACCTGTTCGTGATCGGCCGGTGCCTGTGGATCGCGGCCGAAGCCCGCGATGGTTACGCGCGCCTGCTCGCCGGCTCGCTGGGGCTGGCGTTCTTCGTGTACGTGATCGTCAACGGCGGGATGATCTCGGGGATGCTCCCGGTGGTGGGCGTGCCGATGCCGCTCCTGAGTTATGGCGGCACCTCGGCGGTCTCGCTGCTCGCGGGCCTGGGCCTGGTGATGGCCGTCGGCGCGCATCGCCCGCGGCACGGCGGATGA